Proteins encoded in a region of the Streptomyces sp. NBC_00310 genome:
- a CDS encoding beta-galactosidase translates to MPETTRPEPADATRPGPRHRSRPGLGAATRGRVLFGGDYNPEQWPDEVWHEDIRLMQEAGVNSVTLGVFSWAKLEPRPGAREFGWLDTLMDLMHAGGIGVVLATPTSSPPPWMGRLHPETLPRDENGQVEWWGSRQHFSHSSAVYRRHAAAITEDLAARYGGHPALTMWHINNEYCTYDWGDEAAVTFRDWLRKKYGTLDALNEAWGTAFWSQGYDGWHEILPPRRAHYMKNPTHVLDFKRFTSDMLLECYVIERDIVRRHTPHLPVTTNFMPMWVGQDAWRWAEEEDVVSVDIYPDPRDPFGAQNGALVQDMTRSQAGGGPWMLMEQAAGPVNWRGVNHPKPRGLNRLWSLQAVARGADAVCYFQWRQSRQGSEKFHSGMLSHAGEQGRTYQEVKRIGAELAAISREVTGHHIQADVAVLFDWNSWWAGAQDGRPSSEVDLSQVVRSWHRALWESNLTTAFAHPEHGLSAYRLVVVPQLYLLTDPAIENLLAYVRGGGTLVSGFLTGIADEDDRVRPGGMDARLRDLFGIRTLHEWWPLDAGEEVECDGSRGAFRGTLWSEEIEAADVDEVVPYKGGELDGLPAVLRKGRAWYVSTLPEPGELRALLARVASDAGVRPVLDGLPDGVEAVRRGGVLFVLNHGRDEVVVDVPGIHRDLLTGATVTGSLALGRYGVAVLKP, encoded by the coding sequence ATGCCGGAGACGACGCGACCGGAACCGGCGGACGCCACCCGGCCCGGGCCCCGGCACCGGTCCAGGCCCGGCCTGGGTGCCGCCACGCGCGGCCGTGTCCTCTTCGGCGGCGACTACAACCCCGAGCAGTGGCCCGACGAGGTGTGGCACGAGGACATACGCCTCATGCAGGAGGCCGGCGTCAACTCCGTCACCCTCGGCGTCTTCTCCTGGGCCAAGCTTGAACCCCGCCCTGGCGCACGGGAGTTCGGCTGGCTGGACACGCTGATGGACCTGATGCACGCAGGCGGCATCGGTGTCGTCCTCGCCACCCCCACCTCCTCCCCGCCTCCCTGGATGGGCCGCCTCCACCCCGAGACCCTCCCGCGCGACGAGAACGGGCAGGTCGAGTGGTGGGGCTCCCGCCAGCACTTCTCGCACTCCAGCGCCGTCTACCGCCGACACGCCGCCGCCATCACCGAGGACCTGGCCGCCCGCTACGGCGGCCACCCGGCCCTCACCATGTGGCACATCAACAACGAGTACTGCACCTACGACTGGGGCGACGAGGCGGCGGTCACCTTCCGCGACTGGCTCCGGAAGAAGTACGGCACGCTCGACGCGCTCAACGAGGCCTGGGGGACGGCCTTCTGGAGCCAGGGCTACGACGGCTGGCACGAGATCCTCCCGCCGCGCCGCGCCCACTACATGAAGAACCCCACGCACGTGCTCGACTTCAAACGCTTCACGAGCGACATGCTGCTGGAGTGCTACGTCATCGAGCGCGACATCGTCCGCCGGCACACCCCGCACCTCCCGGTCACCACCAACTTCATGCCGATGTGGGTGGGCCAGGACGCGTGGCGCTGGGCCGAGGAGGAGGACGTGGTCTCGGTCGACATCTACCCGGACCCGCGTGACCCGTTCGGCGCACAAAACGGGGCCCTGGTCCAGGACATGACGCGCTCCCAGGCGGGCGGCGGCCCGTGGATGCTCATGGAGCAGGCCGCGGGGCCGGTCAACTGGCGCGGCGTCAACCATCCCAAGCCCCGTGGCCTCAACCGCCTGTGGTCCCTCCAGGCCGTCGCCCGAGGCGCGGACGCCGTCTGCTACTTCCAGTGGCGGCAGTCCCGGCAGGGGTCGGAGAAGTTCCACTCCGGCATGCTCAGCCACGCGGGCGAACAGGGCCGCACCTATCAGGAGGTCAAGCGGATCGGGGCCGAACTGGCCGCCATCAGCCGCGAGGTGACGGGACATCACATTCAGGCGGACGTGGCCGTGTTGTTCGACTGGAACTCCTGGTGGGCCGGTGCCCAGGACGGCCGTCCGTCGTCCGAGGTGGACCTTTCCCAGGTCGTCCGCTCCTGGCACCGCGCCCTCTGGGAGTCGAACCTCACCACCGCCTTCGCCCACCCCGAGCACGGCCTCTCCGCGTACAGGCTCGTCGTCGTACCGCAGCTGTACCTGCTCACGGACCCGGCCATCGAGAACCTCCTCGCGTACGTACGAGGCGGCGGCACCCTCGTCAGCGGCTTCCTGACCGGCATCGCCGACGAGGACGACCGCGTACGCCCCGGCGGTATGGACGCGCGACTCCGCGACCTCTTCGGCATCCGCACCCTGCACGAGTGGTGGCCGCTGGACGCGGGGGAGGAGGTCGAGTGCGACGGCTCCCGGGGGGCCTTCCGGGGGACGCTGTGGTCCGAGGAGATCGAGGCGGCGGACGTGGACGAGGTCGTCCCCTACAAGGGCGGCGAACTCGACGGACTCCCGGCGGTGCTGCGGAAGGGGCGCGCCTGGTACGTCTCCACGCTGCCCGAACCGGGCGAGCTGCGTGCCCTGTTGGCGCGGGTCGCCTCCGACGCGGGGGTGCGGCCGGTGCTGGACGGACTGCCCGACGGGGTCGAGGCGGTGCGGCGCGGCGGGGTGCTCTTCGTGCTCAACCACGGCCGCGACGAGGTCGTCGTCGACGTCCCGGGCATCCATCGCGACCTGCTGACGGGGGCGACCGTCACCGGATCGCTGGCGCTCGGCCGGTACGGAGTGGCGGTGCTGAAACCATGA
- a CDS encoding glycosyl hydrolase family 95 catalytic domain-containing protein: MTTTTGGTPSGGTTSRDKAARDKAARDKAARDKARHAGRHGTWEPRPAARWEDAFLSGNGRHGALVFGDPDDDRVIVNHHTLVRPNGGETARPPHLAAELASLQDRLLAGDLTAAEGFTDGRELQWVQPFHPAFQVRLRRADRNGERNGDRNRDSDRDRNRDRNRDGDRGGDRGEEGDGSGGWGWGGRGYRRSVDFTTGVVETECEDLRSRVFVSRADDVIVQCVSGHRLTLDIDLDHRLPGAPPALKIGYGAVLTPEGALLSLRARYPGGDRAYTGTTLVAVTGGHTTLTPPGMHVERARSVLLLTRVRRHTGELDAVAEGQALRALLADGSEPYARLLDRHVGLHRPAYERVSLELGGEGKESEGSFSDAGQNEGSRSEVSQNEGSFPRSGPRHQGAFPARAAENEGSFPHPATQNEGSFRNTPQNERSLPGSELIRRPHSPALLERLFAAGRYHLLSSSGLFPPRLVGLWTGDWNTAWAGAFTNDANLNLQTSSAAAAALPEVTEAHASLIHGQLDDWRDNARTIFGARGVVAPPHSDGESGLTYHFSREYPLHLWTAGADWLLKPLVDHDETRGERDPRTAAALAEVALFYEDFLTRVDADGNLVVVPSYSPENRPANASWGAINAAMDLSAARHALLTAAEYHADRPERADRWRALADRLPPHRVNADGALAEWAWPGLDDTYDHRHLSHLYGVWPLDEINPYDTPELATAAHRALELRGAENDSAHGHLHHALVAARLRDADRVAHALGQVLGGDFFHASLMSAHYPKRDVYNADAAHTLPAVLIEMLVQSTPDRLVLLPALPALCPAGRLRGVRTRFGAELDLTWSPQKATAVIRPTRTCRVELRTSSGAESLDLVAGEDHALLLEVW; the protein is encoded by the coding sequence ATGACCACGACCACGGGCGGGACGCCTTCCGGCGGGACGACTTCGCGTGACAAGGCCGCGCGTGACAAGGCCGCGCGTGACAAGGCCGCGCGTGACAAGGCCAGGCATGCGGGCCGGCACGGCACGTGGGAACCTCGCCCCGCCGCCCGCTGGGAGGACGCCTTCCTCAGCGGCAACGGCCGACACGGCGCCCTGGTGTTCGGCGATCCGGACGACGACCGCGTCATCGTCAACCACCACACCCTCGTGCGCCCCAACGGCGGAGAGACCGCCAGGCCACCGCACCTCGCCGCCGAACTCGCCTCGCTCCAGGACCGGTTGCTCGCCGGCGACCTGACCGCCGCCGAAGGGTTCACGGACGGGCGCGAGTTGCAGTGGGTGCAGCCCTTCCATCCGGCGTTCCAGGTGCGGCTGAGACGAGCGGACAGAAACGGGGAGAGGAACGGGGACAGAAACAGGGACAGCGACAGGGACAGAAACAGGGACAGAAACAGGGACGGCGACAGGGGCGGCGACAGGGGCGAGGAGGGGGACGGGAGCGGGGGCTGGGGCTGGGGTGGGCGTGGCTACCGCCGTTCGGTCGACTTCACCACCGGTGTCGTCGAGACGGAGTGCGAGGACCTGCGCAGCCGGGTCTTCGTCTCGCGTGCGGACGACGTGATCGTCCAGTGCGTCTCGGGGCACCGGCTCACGCTGGACATCGACCTCGACCACCGGCTGCCGGGCGCACCCCCGGCCCTGAAGATCGGTTACGGCGCGGTCCTCACCCCCGAGGGCGCCCTCCTGAGCCTGCGCGCCCGCTACCCGGGCGGCGACCGCGCATACACCGGCACCACACTCGTCGCCGTCACCGGCGGCCACACGACCCTCACCCCGCCCGGCATGCACGTGGAACGGGCGCGGTCCGTACTGCTGCTGACCCGGGTGCGTCGGCATACGGGCGAGCTGGACGCGGTGGCCGAGGGACAGGCGCTCAGGGCACTGCTGGCGGATGGCTCGGAGCCATATGCCCGGCTCCTCGACCGGCATGTGGGGCTGCACCGGCCGGCGTATGAGCGGGTGTCGTTGGAGCTCGGGGGCGAGGGGAAAGAAAGCGAAGGTTCGTTTTCGGACGCCGGGCAGAACGAAGGCTCGCGCTCGGAAGTCAGCCAAAACGAGGGTTCGTTCCCACGAAGCGGCCCACGCCACCAAGGTGCGTTCCCGGCACGCGCCGCCGAAAACGAAGGTTCGTTCCCGCACCCCGCCACGCAAAACGAAGGTTCGTTCCGCAACACCCCCCAAAACGAACGTTCCCTCCCCGGCTCCGAGCTGATCCGCCGCCCGCACAGCCCCGCCCTCCTGGAACGTCTCTTCGCCGCAGGCCGCTACCACCTCCTCTCCTCCAGCGGGCTGTTCCCGCCCCGGCTGGTCGGCCTGTGGACCGGTGACTGGAACACGGCGTGGGCGGGGGCGTTCACCAACGACGCCAACCTCAACCTGCAGACGTCGTCCGCGGCGGCCGCCGCGCTGCCCGAGGTCACCGAGGCACACGCGTCCCTGATCCATGGTCAGCTCGACGACTGGCGGGACAACGCCAGGACGATCTTCGGCGCCCGGGGTGTCGTCGCCCCGCCGCACTCCGACGGGGAGAGCGGGCTGACGTACCACTTCAGCCGTGAGTACCCGCTGCATCTGTGGACGGCGGGGGCGGACTGGCTGCTGAAGCCGCTGGTCGACCACGACGAGACCCGGGGCGAACGCGACCCGCGCACCGCGGCCGCGCTGGCCGAAGTCGCGCTGTTCTACGAGGACTTCCTCACCCGCGTCGACGCCGACGGGAACCTCGTCGTCGTCCCCTCCTACTCGCCCGAGAACCGTCCCGCGAACGCGAGCTGGGGTGCGATCAACGCGGCCATGGACCTGTCGGCCGCCCGGCACGCCCTGCTCACGGCCGCCGAGTACCACGCCGACCGGCCCGAGCGCGCGGACCGCTGGCGCGCGCTCGCCGACCGGCTGCCGCCCCATCGCGTCAACGCCGACGGCGCGCTCGCCGAGTGGGCCTGGCCGGGCCTCGACGACACCTACGACCACCGTCACCTGAGTCACCTCTACGGCGTCTGGCCGCTGGACGAGATCAACCCGTACGACACCCCCGAGCTGGCGACCGCCGCCCACCGTGCCCTCGAACTCCGCGGCGCCGAGAACGACTCGGCCCACGGCCATCTGCACCACGCCCTCGTCGCGGCCCGCTTGCGCGACGCCGACCGGGTCGCGCACGCCCTCGGCCAGGTCCTCGGCGGGGACTTCTTCCACGCCTCCCTGATGAGCGCCCACTACCCGAAGCGGGACGTCTACAACGCGGACGCCGCCCACACCCTGCCCGCCGTGCTGATCGAGATGCTCGTGCAGTCGACACCGGACCGCCTGGTGCTGCTGCCCGCCCTCCCGGCGCTCTGTCCGGCAGGCCGGCTGCGAGGCGTCCGCACAAGGTTCGGGGCCGAACTCGACCTGACCTGGAGCCCACAGAAAGCGACAGCGGTGATCCGCCCCACCCGGACCTGCCGCGTCGAACTCCGGACTTCCTCCGGCGCCGAGTCGCTCGACCTCGTCGCCGGAGAAGACCACGCCCTGTTGTTGGAGGTGTGGTAA
- a CDS encoding glycoside hydrolase family 12 protein — translation MATRTRTRTRTRTLGRIGKALLAPALALGATIGLASAPASAAVWNSCDQWGNTSLNGYTLYNNIWGSGAGSQCIWANSGTNWGVWANHPNTGGIKSYPNSKKVINKTITSLGSLNSSYNVTVPSSGAYNTSYDIWDTDYDYEIMLWVNYNGAVGPLGTSQGNVTLGGHTWTVYKGSNGANEVFSFLRTSDSNSGTVQILPILKWIKDTKGWMGNETIGDVQFGFEITSSSGGLDFATNNLTVSSS, via the coding sequence ATGGCAACACGCACCCGCACCCGTACCCGCACTCGTACCCTGGGCCGGATCGGCAAGGCCCTGCTGGCACCCGCGCTCGCGCTCGGCGCCACCATCGGCCTCGCCTCCGCCCCCGCCTCGGCCGCAGTCTGGAACTCCTGCGACCAGTGGGGCAACACGAGCCTCAACGGCTACACGCTCTACAACAACATCTGGGGCTCCGGCGCCGGCAGCCAGTGCATCTGGGCCAACTCCGGTACGAACTGGGGGGTCTGGGCCAACCACCCCAACACCGGCGGCATCAAGTCGTACCCCAACTCCAAGAAGGTGATCAACAAGACGATCACCTCGCTCGGCTCGCTCAACAGCAGCTACAACGTCACGGTCCCGTCGTCCGGCGCGTACAACACGTCGTACGACATCTGGGACACGGACTACGACTACGAGATCATGCTCTGGGTCAACTACAACGGAGCCGTCGGCCCGCTCGGCACCTCGCAGGGCAACGTGACGCTCGGCGGCCACACCTGGACCGTCTACAAGGGCAGCAACGGCGCGAACGAGGTCTTCTCGTTCCTGCGGACCTCCGACTCCAACTCCGGCACCGTCCAGATCCTCCCCATCCTCAAGTGGATCAAGGACACCAAGGGCTGGATGGGCAACGAGACCATCGGCGACGTGCAGTTCGGCTTCGAGATCACCTCGTCGTCCGGCGGCCTGGACTTCGCCACCAACAACCTGACCGTCAGCAGCAGCTGA
- a CDS encoding alpha-galactosidase, whose translation MDGMTGLNRTGPAFTWGHAAIETEFATAADGTLRLVRLGPSGDTADPEAALPLVELTAFGHGSGWSGPRFTGTAFGATLAYRGHRRDSGGGWERLTIELHDAETGLTALVELSSPTGVAVLRSLVRLRNDGTESLVVQSVSSLLLGGLPSPDVLDVHRARNDWLAECRWYAEPLRATVADISVDVHQHDSRAALSLTGRGSWPSDGHLAMGALTERGGVRDGGGDGNGDGDGDGSEDPGRVRGRGRAWVWQVESPAGWRWDLGERAHGTYLALNGPTDAEHQWRVRLAPGEEFTTVPAALAVGAAAGAGAGHGSGLDAALGALTAYRRAVRRPHPDHEVLPVIFNDYMNTLMGDPTTAKLLPLIDAAADAGAEYFCIDSGWYDDSVDGGWWDSVGEWLPSARRFPDGGAGGGRGASTGAGQDARSEAGTRTGDSGERGGSEAVVRVGEGRGSASGEGALSDGGIRGVLGRIRERGMVPGLWLEPEVVGVRSPVAAELPPEAFFQRDGVRLTEQGRHQLDLRHPAARAHLDKTVDRLVGDWGVGYLKLDYNIVIDPGTTAPGDLSPGAGLLGHAHAYLGWLSDVLDRYPHLVVENCASGGMRMDGATLAVSQLQSTSDQQDPLRYPPIAASAPTAVPPEQGAVWAYPQPEHDDDLITFTLGGALLGRIHLSGHLNRMTPRQLGLVRDAVDTYKSIRGDLAHADPFWPLGLPGWTDEWLALGLRAPEGHGPSYVSVWRRGGEAEVRLPVPHLAGRDTPVRTEILHPSAARRSSTAASASAVWDPSSGELRVSVPRAPGVVLIRLTPQARAAA comes from the coding sequence ATGGACGGTATGACCGGCCTCAATCGCACTGGACCGGCCTTCACTTGGGGTCATGCGGCGATCGAGACGGAGTTCGCGACGGCTGCGGACGGAACGCTGCGGCTGGTCCGGCTCGGCCCCTCCGGTGACACCGCCGATCCCGAAGCGGCGCTCCCGCTGGTCGAGTTGACCGCGTTCGGGCACGGCAGCGGGTGGTCCGGGCCGCGCTTCACCGGTACGGCGTTCGGCGCGACGCTCGCCTACCGGGGGCACCGTCGTGACAGTGGCGGCGGCTGGGAGCGACTGACGATCGAACTCCACGACGCCGAGACCGGGTTGACGGCCCTCGTGGAGCTGTCCTCCCCCACCGGAGTGGCCGTCCTCCGCTCCCTCGTCCGACTCCGCAACGACGGCACCGAGTCCCTCGTCGTCCAGTCCGTCAGCAGCCTTCTCCTCGGCGGGCTTCCCTCCCCCGACGTCCTCGACGTGCACCGGGCCCGCAACGACTGGCTCGCGGAGTGCCGTTGGTACGCCGAGCCGCTGCGGGCGACGGTCGCCGACATCAGCGTCGACGTCCACCAGCACGACAGCCGGGCGGCGCTCTCCCTTACCGGGCGCGGCAGTTGGCCCAGTGACGGGCATCTGGCGATGGGTGCGCTCACGGAACGGGGCGGGGTCCGAGATGGAGGCGGGGATGGAAACGGAGACGGGGACGGGGACGGGAGTGAAGACCCGGGCCGGGTCAGGGGCCGGGGCCGGGCGTGGGTCTGGCAGGTGGAGTCGCCGGCCGGGTGGCGCTGGGACCTGGGGGAACGCGCGCACGGCACCTACCTCGCCCTGAACGGCCCGACCGACGCCGAGCACCAGTGGCGGGTGCGGCTGGCGCCGGGCGAGGAGTTCACGACGGTACCGGCGGCGCTGGCCGTCGGGGCGGCCGCCGGGGCCGGAGCCGGGCACGGATCAGGGCTGGACGCGGCGCTGGGGGCGCTGACCGCCTACCGCCGGGCCGTCCGCCGCCCGCACCCGGACCACGAGGTGCTGCCGGTCATCTTCAACGACTACATGAACACGCTGATGGGCGACCCGACCACCGCGAAGCTGCTGCCGCTGATCGACGCGGCGGCGGACGCGGGCGCGGAGTACTTCTGCATCGACTCCGGCTGGTACGACGACTCGGTGGACGGCGGCTGGTGGGACAGCGTCGGTGAATGGCTGCCGTCGGCACGCCGCTTCCCTGACGGGGGTGCGGGCGGCGGGAGGGGGGCGTCGACCGGGGCGGGGCAGGACGCGCGGAGCGAGGCGGGGACCCGAACCGGCGACAGCGGCGAGCGCGGCGGGAGCGAGGCGGTTGTCCGAGTCGGGGAGGGCCGCGGCAGTGCGAGCGGAGAGGGTGCCCTGTCCGACGGTGGGATCCGGGGCGTGCTGGGACGGATCCGGGAGCGCGGCATGGTGCCCGGGCTGTGGCTGGAGCCGGAGGTCGTGGGCGTGCGCAGCCCGGTGGCGGCGGAGTTGCCGCCGGAGGCCTTCTTCCAGCGTGACGGCGTACGGCTGACCGAGCAGGGCCGTCACCAGCTCGACCTGCGTCACCCGGCCGCCCGCGCCCACCTCGACAAGACGGTGGACCGCCTCGTCGGCGACTGGGGCGTGGGCTACCTCAAGCTCGACTACAACATCGTGATCGACCCCGGCACCACCGCCCCCGGCGACCTCTCCCCCGGCGCCGGCCTCCTCGGCCACGCCCACGCCTACCTGGGCTGGCTCTCCGACGTCCTGGACCGCTACCCGCACCTGGTCGTCGAGAACTGCGCCTCCGGCGGCATGCGCATGGACGGCGCCACCCTGGCCGTCTCCCAACTCCAGTCCACCAGCGACCAGCAGGACCCCCTCCGCTACCCCCCGATCGCCGCGTCCGCGCCCACGGCGGTACCGCCGGAGCAGGGCGCCGTCTGGGCCTACCCCCAGCCCGAGCACGACGACGACCTCATCACCTTCACCCTCGGCGGCGCCCTCCTCGGCCGCATCCACCTGTCGGGCCACCTCAACCGCATGACGCCTCGTCAACTCGGTCTCGTACGCGACGCGGTGGACACGTACAAGTCGATCCGCGGGGACCTGGCCCACGCGGACCCCTTCTGGCCGCTCGGTCTGCCGGGCTGGACGGACGAGTGGCTGGCACTGGGGCTGCGGGCGCCGGAGGGACACGGCCCGTCGTACGTCTCGGTGTGGCGGAGGGGCGGGGAGGCCGAAGTGCGGCTGCCGGTCCCGCACTTGGCGGGCCGGGACACACCCGTCCGCACGGAGATCCTGCATCCGTCCGCCGCCCGTAGGTCGTCGACGGCGGCGTCGGCGTCGGCGGTCTGGGACCCGTCCAGCGGCGAGCTGCGGGTGTCGGTGCCGCGCGCCCCGGGCGTTGTGCTGATCCGTCTGACACCTCAGGCCCGGGCAGCGGCGTAG
- a CDS encoding LacI family DNA-binding transcriptional regulator: MNVTGHTRRPASIRDVATAAGVSYQTVSRVINDHPSVKHTTRERVLAAIDELGFRRNATALALASGRSRAVTVLTANTTHYGYASILQGIEEAARAASYAVGIGVLESADEAAVAAEVQRAADAGGGLIVIAYDPAGVAALRAVPAELPVVGVVETPTTPPGGDRPWVWTDDREAAYEATRHLLSLGHETVHYVAIPSSTRRTSAARTSGWRQALKEAGAPEPRPLQGSWGPAGGHAAGLELAGDPAVTAILCGNDDLALGVLRALHEAGRSVPGEVSVAGFDDAPHSAYLTPSLTTVRLDFTGLGRAAFALLHGVVEESAQIAPHPVSVPELVVRESAGPPPARA; this comes from the coding sequence ATGAATGTGACCGGTCACACAAGGCGCCCGGCGAGCATCCGGGACGTTGCGACGGCCGCCGGGGTCTCGTACCAGACCGTCTCCCGGGTGATCAACGACCACCCCAGCGTCAAGCACACGACGCGGGAGCGGGTGCTGGCGGCCATCGACGAGCTGGGGTTCCGGCGGAACGCCACCGCGCTCGCGCTGGCCAGCGGGCGCAGCCGGGCCGTGACCGTGTTGACCGCCAACACCACGCACTACGGCTATGCCTCGATCCTCCAGGGCATCGAGGAGGCGGCGCGGGCGGCGTCGTACGCGGTCGGGATCGGTGTCCTCGAATCGGCGGACGAGGCCGCGGTCGCCGCCGAGGTGCAGCGGGCGGCGGACGCGGGCGGCGGCCTCATCGTGATCGCCTACGATCCGGCCGGTGTCGCGGCCCTGCGCGCCGTCCCCGCCGAACTCCCGGTCGTCGGCGTCGTCGAGACCCCCACGACCCCGCCCGGCGGCGACCGCCCCTGGGTGTGGACCGACGACCGCGAGGCCGCCTACGAGGCGACCCGTCACCTGCTCTCCCTCGGCCACGAGACCGTGCACTACGTCGCGATCCCGTCCAGCACCCGGCGGACGAGCGCCGCCCGTACCAGCGGCTGGCGGCAGGCGCTCAAGGAGGCCGGGGCGCCCGAACCCCGTCCGCTGCAGGGGAGTTGGGGCCCGGCGGGCGGTCACGCGGCCGGGCTCGAACTGGCGGGGGACCCGGCGGTCACCGCGATCCTCTGCGGCAACGACGACCTCGCGCTCGGGGTGCTGCGCGCGCTGCACGAGGCCGGGCGGTCGGTGCCCGGCGAGGTGAGCGTCGCCGGGTTCGACGACGCCCCGCACTCCGCCTATCTGACCCCGTCCCTGACGACCGTACGCCTGGACTTCACCGGCCTCGGCCGGGCCGCGTTCGCCCTGCTGCACGGGGTGGTGGAGGAGTCCGCGCAGATCGCCCCGCACCCCGTCTCCGTACCCGAACTGGTGGTGCGGGAGAGCGCGGGGCCACCGCCCGCCCGGGCCTGA
- a CDS encoding ABC transporter substrate-binding protein, whose translation MKTKALPTLSLICALGLAATACSDPTAGTSGADTDTQQSAVDPTARLDGVKLTMWTAQNTVTAPKQVIDAFEKATGAEVETQPVPDPYESNVPTKLASGDRPDLMFWQPSISTLPFIQPRQNLLTLDGEEWVSQLGDTEKTLGVIDGKRYAAIVTSPAMLGVYYNKDVFEQAGIAEKDFPKSYDELLALGHKVVDDTDAAAFYEAGGDKWPLQWQMQVQLTDLDKQWWADLNENKEKWTDPVVVGAIKKYKEKLLDAGLAQKNHRTGTFTGQADALWKGEAGMVLNVTSFQSQLQAKYSTAEIDKRIGWFPIANSAATGLYSPDQTNGVVAFKTGDEKRQNAARQFLAFWLGPDYPDYIKAMKIPSVQPSVPTPDGLPQASKAQVAALPTAIGVFQAKAIVAPDTHLYLADMLFDKKSPQQVAQAIQDQFAQVAKAQGAPGF comes from the coding sequence ATGAAGACAAAGGCTCTCCCGACGCTGTCCCTCATATGTGCCCTCGGCCTGGCCGCCACCGCGTGCAGCGATCCCACGGCGGGGACCTCGGGCGCGGACACGGACACCCAGCAGTCGGCCGTCGACCCCACCGCCCGGCTCGACGGCGTGAAGCTGACCATGTGGACCGCGCAGAACACGGTGACCGCGCCCAAGCAGGTCATCGACGCCTTCGAGAAGGCCACCGGCGCCGAGGTCGAGACCCAGCCGGTGCCGGACCCCTACGAGTCGAACGTGCCGACGAAGCTGGCCTCCGGCGACCGCCCCGACCTGATGTTCTGGCAGCCGTCCATCTCCACGCTCCCCTTCATCCAGCCACGGCAGAACCTCCTCACCCTCGACGGCGAGGAGTGGGTCTCCCAGCTCGGCGACACCGAGAAGACGCTCGGCGTCATCGACGGCAAGCGGTACGCGGCGATCGTCACCAGCCCCGCGATGCTCGGCGTCTACTACAACAAGGACGTCTTCGAGCAGGCGGGCATCGCCGAGAAGGACTTCCCGAAGTCGTACGACGAGCTCCTCGCCCTCGGCCACAAGGTCGTCGACGACACTGACGCGGCCGCCTTCTACGAGGCCGGCGGCGACAAGTGGCCCCTGCAGTGGCAGATGCAGGTGCAGCTCACCGACCTCGACAAGCAGTGGTGGGCGGACCTGAACGAGAACAAGGAGAAGTGGACCGACCCGGTCGTCGTCGGAGCGATCAAGAAGTACAAGGAGAAGCTGCTCGACGCCGGGCTCGCGCAGAAGAACCACCGGACCGGCACCTTCACCGGCCAGGCCGACGCGCTGTGGAAGGGCGAGGCCGGCATGGTCCTCAACGTCACGTCCTTCCAGAGCCAGTTGCAGGCCAAGTACTCCACCGCCGAGATCGACAAGAGGATCGGCTGGTTCCCGATCGCCAACTCCGCCGCCACCGGCCTGTATTCGCCCGACCAGACCAACGGCGTGGTCGCCTTCAAGACGGGTGACGAGAAGCGGCAGAACGCGGCCCGGCAGTTCCTCGCCTTCTGGCTCGGTCCCGACTACCCCGACTACATCAAGGCGATGAAGATCCCGTCCGTGCAGCCCTCCGTGCCCACCCCGGACGGCCTCCCTCAGGCGTCGAAGGCCCAGGTCGCGGCCCTGCCCACCGCCATCGGCGTCTTCCAGGCCAAGGCGATCGTCGCCCCGGACACACACCTGTACCTCGCCGACATGCTCTTCGACAAGAAGAGCCCGCAGCAGGTCGCCCAGGCCATCCAGGACCAGTTCGCGCAGGTGGCCAAGGCCCAGGGCGCGCCCGGCTTCTAG